From the Pseudomonas sp. SORT22 genome, one window contains:
- the cgtA gene encoding Obg family GTPase CgtA produces the protein MKFVDEVSIRVKAGDGGNGCMSFRREKFIENGGPNGGDGGDGGSVYMVADDNLNTLVDYRYTRHFEAQRGSNGGSTDCTGKKGDDLILRVPVGTTVIDSATQEVIGDLVKPGQKLMVVQGGWHGLGNTRFKSSTNRAPRQTTPGKPGEQRDLKLEMKVLADVGLLGLPNAGKSTFIRSVSAAKPKVADYPFTTLVPNLGVVSVDRWKSFVIADIPGLIEGASDGAGLGIRFLKHLARTRLLLHLVDLAPLDESSSADAAEVIVNELTRFSPSLAERDRWLVLNKTDMLMDDERDERVKEVVERLQWEGPVYVISAISKQGTEQLSRDIMRYLEDRADRLANDPAYAEELTELDQRIEDEARAQLQALDDARALRRSGVKSVHDIGDDDDDDWDEDDEDGPEIIYVRD, from the coding sequence ATGAAGTTTGTTGACGAAGTATCGATCCGGGTCAAAGCCGGTGACGGCGGTAACGGTTGCATGAGCTTCCGCCGCGAAAAATTCATCGAGAACGGTGGTCCCAACGGCGGTGACGGTGGCGACGGCGGCTCGGTATACATGGTTGCCGACGATAACCTCAACACCCTGGTCGACTACCGTTACACCCGTCACTTCGAAGCCCAGCGCGGCTCCAACGGCGGCAGCACCGACTGCACCGGCAAGAAGGGCGACGACCTGATCCTGCGCGTGCCGGTCGGCACCACGGTGATCGACTCGGCCACCCAGGAAGTCATCGGCGACCTGGTCAAACCAGGCCAGAAGCTGATGGTGGTCCAGGGCGGCTGGCACGGCCTGGGCAACACCCGTTTCAAATCCAGTACCAACCGCGCGCCACGCCAGACCACTCCGGGCAAGCCGGGTGAGCAGCGTGACCTGAAACTGGAAATGAAAGTACTGGCCGACGTCGGCCTGCTGGGCCTGCCGAACGCTGGCAAGAGTACCTTCATCCGCTCGGTATCGGCCGCCAAGCCGAAAGTCGCCGACTACCCGTTCACCACCCTGGTGCCGAACCTGGGTGTGGTCAGCGTCGACCGCTGGAAGAGCTTTGTCATCGCCGACATCCCCGGTCTGATCGAAGGTGCCTCCGACGGTGCCGGCCTGGGTATCCGCTTCCTCAAGCACCTAGCGCGTACCCGCCTGCTGCTGCACCTCGTCGACCTCGCGCCGCTGGATGAAAGCAGCAGCGCCGATGCCGCCGAAGTCATCGTCAACGAGCTGACCCGCTTCAGCCCGTCGCTGGCCGAGCGTGATCGCTGGCTGGTGCTGAACAAGACCGACATGCTGATGGACGACGAGCGTGACGAGCGGGTCAAGGAAGTGGTCGAGCGCCTGCAGTGGGAAGGCCCGGTCTATGTGATCTCGGCCATCTCCAAGCAGGGCACCGAGCAGCTCAGCCGCGACATCATGCGCTACCTCGAAGACCGCGCCGACCGTCTGGCCAACGACCCGGCCTACGCCGAAGAGCTGACCGAGCTCGACCAGCGCATCGAAGACGAAGCCCGTGCCCAGCTGCAGGCCCTGGACGACGCTCGCGCCCTGCGCCGCAGCGGGGTCAAGAGCGTGCACGACATCGGCGACGACGATGACGATGATTGGGACGAGGACGACGAAGACGGCCCGGAAATCATTTACGTGCGCGACTGA
- the rpmA gene encoding 50S ribosomal protein L27: MAHKKAGGSTRNGRDSEAKRLGVKMYGGQAIIPGNIIVRQRGTQFHAGYGVGMGKDHTLFAKIAGKIKFEVKGAFGRRYVSVVAE; encoded by the coding sequence ATGGCACACAAAAAAGCTGGTGGTAGTACCCGTAACGGTCGCGACTCAGAAGCCAAACGCCTTGGCGTGAAGATGTATGGCGGCCAGGCTATCATCCCTGGCAACATCATCGTGCGTCAGCGCGGCACCCAATTCCACGCTGGCTACGGCGTTGGCATGGGTAAAGATCACACCCTGTTCGCCAAGATCGCGGGTAAGATCAAGTTCGAAGTTAAAGGCGCCTTCGGTCGTCGTTACGTGAGCGTTGTCGCCGAGTAA
- the rplU gene encoding 50S ribosomal protein L21, with protein sequence MYAVIVTGGKQYKVAEGEYLKIEKLEIATGESVTFDRVLLVANGDDVNIGAPVVAGAKVVAEVISQGRHDKVRIIKFRRRKHHMKRMGHRQWFTEIKITGISA encoded by the coding sequence ATGTACGCAGTAATTGTTACCGGTGGCAAGCAGTACAAAGTCGCCGAAGGTGAATACCTGAAAATCGAAAAACTGGAAATCGCCACTGGCGAATCCGTGACTTTCGACCGCGTTCTGTTGGTTGCCAATGGCGACGACGTGAACATCGGCGCTCCAGTCGTTGCTGGTGCCAAGGTTGTTGCTGAAGTGATCTCCCAAGGTCGTCACGACAAAGTGCGCATCATCAAGTTCCGCCGCCGTAAGCACCACATGAAGCGTATGGGCCACCGCCAGTGGTTCACCGAAATCAAGATCACCGGTATTTCGGCTTAA
- a CDS encoding polyprenyl synthetase family protein → MQPQAFYRAVADDFSAVDEIIKKQLTSRVPLVSKIGDYITSAGGKRLRPLLVLLCGKALGREGDDLRLLAATIEFLHTATLLHDDVVDMSGMRRGRSTANALWGNAPSVLVGDFLYSRSFEMMVELGSMPVMQILSKATRVIAEGEVLQLSKVRDASTTEEVYMDVIRGKTAMLFEASTHSAAALAQATEEQSEALRTFGDHLGVAFQLVDDLLDYKGDAQTLGKNVGDDLAEGKPTLPLIYTMREGTAEQAALVRQAIQKGGIEDLESIRAAVEASGSLDYTAKLARDYVARAIACLDVLPASEYRDALVELSEFAVARTH, encoded by the coding sequence ATGCAACCCCAAGCTTTCTACCGTGCGGTAGCGGACGACTTCAGCGCCGTTGACGAGATTATCAAGAAACAGCTGACTTCGCGTGTACCGCTGGTATCGAAAATCGGCGACTACATTACCTCGGCCGGCGGCAAGCGCCTGCGCCCGCTGCTGGTGCTGCTGTGCGGCAAGGCCCTGGGCCGCGAAGGCGACGACCTGCGCCTGCTGGCCGCCACCATCGAGTTCCTGCACACCGCCACCCTGCTGCATGACGACGTCGTCGACATGTCCGGCATGCGCCGTGGCCGCTCCACCGCCAACGCCCTGTGGGGCAACGCGCCGAGCGTGCTGGTCGGTGACTTCCTGTACTCGCGCTCGTTCGAGATGATGGTCGAACTGGGCTCGATGCCGGTCATGCAGATCCTCTCCAAGGCCACCCGGGTCATTGCCGAAGGCGAAGTCCTGCAGTTGTCCAAAGTGCGCGACGCCAGCACCACCGAAGAAGTCTACATGGACGTCATCCGCGGCAAGACCGCGATGCTGTTCGAGGCCTCGACCCACAGCGCCGCAGCCCTGGCCCAGGCCACCGAGGAGCAGAGCGAAGCCCTGCGCACCTTCGGCGACCACCTGGGCGTGGCCTTCCAGCTGGTCGACGACCTGCTCGACTACAAGGGCGATGCGCAAACCCTGGGCAAGAACGTCGGTGACGACCTGGCCGAAGGCAAGCCGACCCTGCCGCTGATCTACACCATGCGCGAAGGCACCGCCGAACAGGCTGCGCTGGTCCGCCAGGCCATCCAGAAAGGCGGCATCGAAGACCTCGAGAGCATCCGCGCGGCCGTTGAAGCCTCGGGCTCGCTGGACTACACCGCCAAGCTGGCCCGCGACTACGTGGCCCGCGCCATCGCCTGCCTGGACGTGCTGCCGGCCAGCGAATACCGCGATGCACTGGTCGAACTCAGCGAATTCGCCGTCGCCCGCACACACTGA
- a CDS encoding zinc ribbon domain-containing protein YjdM, protein MSTLPPCPKCNSEYTYEDGAQLICPECAHEWSAAGEAEAASDEAVKKDAVGNVLQDGDTITVIKDLKVKGTSLVVKVGTKVKNIRLCDGDHDIDCKIDGIGPMKLKSEFVRKV, encoded by the coding sequence GTGAGCACTTTGCCACCCTGCCCCAAATGCAACTCCGAATACACCTACGAAGACGGCGCCCAGCTGATCTGCCCCGAGTGCGCCCACGAGTGGTCGGCTGCCGGTGAAGCCGAAGCGGCCAGCGACGAAGCGGTGAAAAAGGATGCAGTGGGCAACGTCCTGCAGGACGGCGACACCATCACCGTGATCAAGGACCTCAAGGTCAAGGGCACCTCGCTGGTGGTCAAGGTCGGCACCAAGGTCAAGAACATCCGCCTGTGCGATGGCGACCACGACATCGACTGCAAGATCGACGGCATCGGCCCGATGAAGCTGAAATCGGAATTCGTCCGCAAGGTCTGA
- a CDS encoding FKBP-type peptidyl-prolyl cis-trans isomerase codes for MSELNLSTDETRVSYGIGRQLGGQLRDNPPPGVNLDAILAGLTDAFNGQDSRVSEADLSASFKVIREIMQAEAAAKAEAAAGEGKAFLAENAKRDGITTLASGLQFEVLTAGEGAKPSRDDSVRTHYHGTLIDGTVFDSSYERGQPAEFPVSGVIAGWTEALQLMNAGSKWRLYVPSELAYGAQGVGSIPPHSVLVFDVELLDVL; via the coding sequence ATGTCCGAACTCAACCTGTCTACCGACGAAACTCGCGTCAGCTACGGCATCGGCCGTCAGCTGGGTGGCCAACTGCGTGACAACCCGCCACCAGGTGTGAACCTGGACGCCATCCTGGCCGGCCTGACCGACGCCTTCAACGGCCAGGACAGCCGCGTCAGCGAAGCCGACCTGTCGGCCAGCTTCAAGGTTATCCGCGAAATCATGCAAGCCGAAGCTGCGGCCAAGGCCGAAGCTGCCGCTGGCGAAGGCAAGGCTTTCCTGGCTGAAAACGCCAAGCGTGACGGCATCACCACCCTGGCTTCGGGCCTGCAGTTCGAAGTACTGACTGCTGGCGAAGGCGCCAAGCCAAGCCGCGACGACAGCGTGCGTACCCACTACCACGGCACCCTGATCGACGGCACCGTGTTCGACAGCTCCTACGAGCGCGGCCAGCCAGCAGAGTTCCCGGTCAGCGGTGTGATCGCCGGCTGGACCGAAGCCCTGCAACTGATGAACGCCGGCAGCAAATGGCGCCTGTACGTGCCGAGCGAGCTGGCTTACGGCGCTCAGGGCGTTGGCAGCATCCCGCCGCACAGCGTGCTGGTGTTCGACGTCGAGCTGCTGGACGTTCTGTAA